In one Halorubrum sp. CBA1229 genomic region, the following are encoded:
- a CDS encoding ABC transporter ATP-binding protein, whose product MTVLEIEGLDAGYGDLQILSNVDMTVEDDEYVTIVGPNGAGKSTAMKSVLGLTTYMDGSITLNGESIEGMDTNAVIERGISYVPQSDNLFPSMTVRENLLMGAFSLPEVPEERLAEILDRFPILKERQRQRAGTMSGGQQQMLAMGSALMVDPDILLLDEPSAGLAPELVEDMFDRIDEINDAGTAVLMVEQNAKKALRRCDRGYVLVNGENAYEGPGEELLHDQEVRERFLGG is encoded by the coding sequence ATGACGGTGCTCGAAATCGAGGGGTTAGACGCCGGGTACGGGGACCTCCAGATCCTCTCGAACGTCGATATGACTGTTGAAGACGATGAATACGTGACCATCGTCGGGCCGAACGGCGCGGGGAAGTCCACGGCGATGAAATCCGTCCTCGGGCTGACGACGTACATGGACGGGTCGATCACGCTCAACGGGGAATCCATCGAGGGGATGGACACGAACGCCGTCATCGAGCGAGGGATCAGCTACGTACCACAGAGCGACAACCTCTTTCCCTCGATGACGGTTCGAGAAAACCTCCTCATGGGCGCGTTCAGCCTGCCGGAGGTCCCCGAAGAGCGATTGGCGGAAATTCTCGACCGATTCCCGATTCTGAAAGAGCGGCAACGGCAGCGCGCCGGGACCATGAGCGGTGGCCAACAGCAGATGTTAGCGATGGGGTCGGCGCTGATGGTTGACCCCGACATCCTGTTACTAGACGAGCCGTCCGCGGGGTTGGCACCCGAGCTCGTCGAGGACATGTTCGACCGGATCGACGAGATCAACGATGCGGGCACAGCCGTTCTGATGGTCGAACAGAACGCGAAGAAGGCGTTACGGCGCTGCGATCGAGGGTACGTCCTCGTGAACGGCGAAAACGCGTACGAGGGGCCGGGCGAAGAGTTACTACACGACCAAGAAGTCCGCGAGCGGTTCCTCGGTGGATGA
- a CDS encoding ABC transporter ATP-binding protein, whose amino-acid sequence MSEQNTPTPTPDATPTDSPAVGDDRDPILRTEGITKQFGGITALDGVDLTVDTGITGLIGPNGAGKTTLFNCLTGFHKPDDGRARLYETDITGEEPPAIAQHGMVRTFQIPRELADMTVFENLLLAPMNQHGERLRGAWIRGDQFVEEEQTIRDRAREIAAFFEIDHLLDEPAGSLSGGQRKLLEIARALLTDPDIVLLDEPLAGVNPTLEQKILGRIEDLVEDGYSFLLIEHDIDLIMDNCERVVVMHQGTVLTTGSPEAVQSDERVIEAYLGGDDV is encoded by the coding sequence ATGTCTGAACAGAACACACCGACCCCGACGCCCGACGCAACGCCAACAGACAGCCCGGCGGTGGGAGATGACCGCGACCCGATTCTTCGAACCGAAGGGATCACCAAACAGTTCGGCGGCATCACGGCGCTTGACGGCGTCGATCTGACCGTCGATACCGGCATCACCGGACTCATCGGCCCGAACGGTGCCGGGAAGACGACCCTGTTCAACTGTCTCACCGGCTTCCACAAGCCCGACGACGGGCGGGCCCGCCTCTACGAGACGGACATCACCGGCGAGGAGCCGCCGGCCATCGCCCAGCACGGCATGGTTCGGACCTTCCAAATTCCGCGTGAGCTCGCCGACATGACCGTGTTCGAGAACCTGCTTCTGGCCCCGATGAACCAGCACGGTGAACGGCTCCGTGGCGCGTGGATCCGGGGAGACCAGTTCGTCGAGGAAGAGCAGACGATCCGAGACCGGGCCCGCGAAATCGCGGCGTTCTTCGAGATCGACCACCTACTCGACGAGCCCGCCGGCAGCCTTTCGGGAGGCCAGCGGAAACTCCTCGAAATCGCCCGTGCGCTGTTGACCGACCCCGATATCGTCCTGTTGGACGAGCCGTTAGCCGGAGTGAATCCGACCCTCGAACAGAAGATCCTCGGTCGGATCGAAGACCTCGTCGAGGACGGCTACTCGTTCCTCCTCATCGAACACGACATCGATCTCATCATGGACAACTGCGAGCGCGTCGTGGTCATGCACCAAGGCACGGTCCTGACGACGGGCTCTCCGGAAGCGGTCCAGTCAGACGAGCGCGTTATCGAGGCGTACCTCGGCGGTGATGACGTATGA
- a CDS encoding ABC transporter substrate-binding protein encodes MSNDSTFAERLKRRRFVRLSGGAGVAALAGCSSQEDLQGDGGDGGDGSSDGSDSEDGSDSADGEDGGAGDSDPIGVGVVIPFSGDLSDFGQPMLNGLEMALEDINAAGGPLGREIELFDEDSETNSTAGVNAANSLVNTQNVSGLIGAVSSGVTISIAQSVSIPNEVLHITSASSSPTISTLDDNDLVFRTRTNDRFIAQVMAQIIEDEGADSAAVLYINNDFGAALADTFEETFSGTTTATVGYESGQSSYQQALSELYADDPEFIAYAGYPESGTTILNQWNEEGYGGNWVLHTSLLSQDFLNNVGADILNGMYGVRTLPPTGDATSSFEADYADAYPDADLFSPYSWNSYDALVSYALAVHHAGTTDPNTVKESMRPVSNPDGDTVSYAEVGDGFDLIDDGTTIDYSGPSGQVNYDENGDVASDMVIVQVEDGEFVDQETIPAGDLI; translated from the coding sequence ATGTCGAATGATAGCACGTTTGCAGAGCGGCTCAAACGGCGTCGGTTCGTTCGTCTGAGTGGCGGTGCCGGAGTCGCGGCCTTGGCGGGGTGCAGTAGTCAGGAAGACCTCCAAGGCGACGGTGGTGACGGCGGTGATGGGTCGTCCGACGGTTCCGACTCGGAGGACGGCTCCGACTCGGCGGACGGTGAGGACGGTGGGGCGGGCGACAGCGACCCGATCGGTGTCGGTGTCGTGATCCCGTTCAGTGGTGACCTGAGTGACTTCGGGCAACCGATGCTGAACGGCCTGGAAATGGCGTTAGAGGATATCAACGCCGCCGGTGGGCCGCTCGGCAGAGAGATCGAACTGTTCGACGAGGACTCGGAAACCAATTCGACTGCGGGGGTCAACGCGGCGAACTCCCTCGTGAACACGCAGAACGTCTCAGGACTGATCGGGGCGGTTTCGAGCGGCGTGACGATCAGTATCGCCCAATCAGTGAGTATTCCGAACGAGGTTCTGCACATCACGTCTGCGTCGTCGTCACCGACGATCAGCACGCTCGACGACAACGACCTCGTGTTCCGGACGCGGACGAACGACCGGTTCATCGCGCAGGTCATGGCACAGATCATCGAAGACGAGGGAGCGGACTCCGCGGCAGTTCTCTACATTAACAACGATTTCGGGGCGGCGCTCGCAGACACGTTCGAGGAAACGTTTAGCGGGACGACGACGGCCACGGTCGGGTACGAGTCCGGACAGTCCTCGTACCAGCAGGCGTTGTCCGAGCTGTACGCCGACGATCCGGAGTTCATCGCGTACGCCGGGTACCCGGAGAGCGGGACCACCATTCTGAATCAGTGGAACGAGGAGGGGTACGGTGGGAACTGGGTGCTGCACACGAGTCTCCTCTCACAGGACTTCCTCAACAACGTCGGCGCGGATATCCTCAACGGGATGTACGGCGTGCGGACGCTCCCGCCCACTGGTGACGCAACGAGTAGCTTCGAAGCGGATTACGCCGACGCGTACCCGGACGCCGACCTGTTCTCGCCGTACTCGTGGAACTCGTACGACGCGCTCGTTTCCTACGCGCTCGCGGTCCATCACGCCGGGACGACCGATCCGAACACGGTCAAGGAAAGCATGCGTCCGGTCTCAAATCCCGATGGTGACACCGTGAGTTACGCGGAGGTCGGCGACGGATTCGACCTGATCGATGACGGGACGACGATCGATTACTCGGGGCCGAGCGGGCAGGTGAACTACGACGAGAACGGCGACGTCGCCAGTGACATGGTTATCGTGCAAGTCGAGGACGGCGAGTTCGTCGATCAGGAAACGATTCCGGCCGGTGACCTGATCTAA
- a CDS encoding hydantoinase B/oxoprolinase family protein, whose protein sequence is MSDSSAIDSVTLEVTRNAAAAVCEEMNANLIRTGYSPNIKERRDCSCALFDADAEMIAQAENMPVHLGSMPFSVRAAVDRFPRESLNPGDAILLNDPFYGGAHLPDLTLVTPVYHDGELIAFTANRAHHADVGGSHAGSVSADSTEIYQEGLRIPPVKLFEGGDPNDAVFEMILSNVRTPDERRGDLRAQEAANETGRRRFGELADRYGADKLGVALEEIKNYSERRMRSEIESLPDGEYSFEDVLDDDGAGNVDLPIEVTLTIDGDEILVDFTGTADQTAGPVNAVFAVTASATYYAVRCVTDPEIPPNHGCYRPITIEAPEQSIVNPDPPAAVVGGNLETSQRVTDVVLGAFAEVVPEKVVAGSQGTMNNVTFGGEDPRSDEPYAFYETQGGGFGGRAGKDGLDGVHVHMSNTMNTPAEVLETAYPLRVARYELREDSGGAGEFRGGLGLRRDITVRDHTATFSLLADRQTHRPYGLLGGTDGDSGSAVRIDPDGDTERLPQKSTHSLPPGTTVSIRTPGAGGYGDPTARSKAAIERDLRTEKLSIGHARDLYGDAVIDEITGSDTDAVSDGGQSDE, encoded by the coding sequence ATGAGCGACTCTTCAGCCATCGATTCGGTAACGCTCGAGGTGACCCGGAACGCGGCCGCGGCGGTCTGCGAGGAGATGAACGCGAACCTGATCCGGACGGGGTACTCTCCGAACATCAAGGAGCGGCGCGACTGCTCGTGTGCCCTGTTCGACGCAGACGCCGAGATGATCGCACAGGCGGAGAACATGCCGGTGCACCTCGGTTCGATGCCGTTCTCGGTTCGAGCCGCAGTCGACCGGTTCCCGCGCGAATCGCTGAACCCCGGCGACGCGATACTGCTCAACGACCCGTTCTACGGCGGGGCGCATCTCCCGGATCTCACGCTCGTCACGCCGGTGTATCACGACGGCGAGCTCATCGCGTTCACCGCGAACCGCGCGCACCACGCGGACGTCGGCGGCTCGCACGCCGGGAGCGTCTCCGCGGATTCGACCGAGATCTATCAGGAGGGACTCCGGATCCCGCCGGTGAAACTCTTCGAAGGGGGCGACCCGAACGACGCCGTCTTCGAGATGATCCTCTCGAACGTCCGGACGCCGGACGAACGTCGCGGCGACCTCCGGGCGCAGGAAGCCGCGAACGAGACCGGACGGCGGCGGTTCGGCGAGCTCGCGGACCGGTACGGGGCCGACAAGCTGGGAGTCGCGCTCGAGGAGATCAAAAACTACTCCGAGCGCCGGATGCGGTCGGAGATCGAGTCGCTGCCCGACGGCGAGTACTCGTTCGAGGACGTGCTCGATGACGACGGCGCTGGAAACGTTGACCTTCCGATCGAGGTCACGCTGACGATCGACGGCGACGAGATCCTCGTCGATTTCACCGGCACCGCGGATCAGACCGCCGGTCCGGTCAACGCGGTCTTCGCCGTGACCGCGTCCGCGACCTACTACGCGGTTCGCTGCGTGACCGACCCGGAGATACCCCCGAATCACGGGTGCTATCGGCCGATCACGATCGAGGCGCCCGAGCAGAGCATCGTGAACCCGGACCCGCCCGCGGCCGTCGTCGGCGGGAACCTGGAGACGTCACAACGCGTGACGGACGTCGTGCTCGGCGCGTTCGCCGAGGTCGTTCCCGAGAAGGTCGTCGCGGGCTCGCAGGGCACGATGAACAACGTCACGTTCGGCGGGGAGGATCCCCGGTCGGACGAACCGTACGCGTTCTACGAGACCCAAGGCGGTGGGTTCGGTGGACGCGCCGGGAAAGACGGGTTGGACGGCGTGCACGTCCACATGTCGAACACGATGAACACGCCCGCGGAGGTGCTCGAAACCGCCTACCCGCTCCGCGTTGCGCGGTACGAACTCCGTGAGGATTCGGGCGGGGCGGGCGAGTTCCGCGGTGGACTCGGCCTGCGTCGTGACATCACCGTCAGGGACCACACGGCGACGTTCAGCCTCCTCGCGGACCGGCAGACGCATCGTCCGTACGGGCTGCTGGGCGGCACCGACGGCGACTCCGGGAGCGCGGTCCGTATCGATCCCGACGGCGACACCGAGCGGCTGCCGCAGAAATCCACGCACTCGTTGCCCCCCGGAACGACGGTGAGTATTCGAACGCCCGGCGCCGGCGGGTACGGCGACCCGACCGCCCGATCGAAGGCCGCGATCGAACGAGACCTCCGTACGGAGAAACTCTCGATCGGGCACGCCCGAGACCTGTACGGTGACGCGGTGATCGACGAGATCACCGGGTCGGACACAGACGCCGTGAGCGACGGTGGACAATCCGATGAATGA
- a CDS encoding MFS transporter: MSHTNSPLGLRIAPHLAVVSMGYVMFGYAGVPEFYLNRYDIGYASFGLMLSATLLPFVLVQWPASKLVERTTTTRLLITATVVQAGLAVTVDFAPTFPAVLGLRFLWGIAAGLVLSVGATHVARLYRGDAASRQQGVYGGMLTLGGAFGFLITPRLVTATNGIGIHALGTLIAIPAVGILYLNRADRLTAPSETASDAAGASVLTNPVVVLASLCYVAAIGSYLTLSAFITSYFEDLGLLGPLNALVLGVATLGRAAGGSAVVGFRITDPKIIAGASTVAALGFGTLAAAPSGPLRVGLPLLVMLAVSVPFGAIYNVAAGATAAEGSALAMVIAVGNLVALVLPVVTGSIRDATGGYEGAFMILVGLNTLAIGAAVLITRTH, from the coding sequence ATGAGTCACACCAACTCCCCGCTTGGCCTGCGGATTGCGCCGCATCTCGCCGTCGTGAGCATGGGCTACGTGATGTTCGGGTACGCCGGCGTCCCGGAATTCTACCTGAACCGGTACGACATCGGCTACGCGTCGTTCGGCCTCATGCTCTCAGCGACGCTGCTTCCGTTCGTCTTGGTGCAGTGGCCGGCGAGCAAACTCGTGGAGCGAACCACGACGACCCGACTGCTGATCACCGCGACGGTCGTCCAAGCGGGGCTCGCGGTGACCGTGGACTTCGCCCCGACGTTTCCGGCGGTGCTCGGCCTCCGGTTCCTGTGGGGAATCGCCGCCGGACTGGTTCTCAGCGTCGGTGCGACACACGTCGCTCGCCTCTACAGGGGGGACGCCGCGAGCCGGCAACAAGGCGTGTACGGCGGGATGCTGACGCTCGGCGGGGCGTTCGGCTTCCTGATCACGCCGCGGCTCGTGACCGCGACGAACGGGATCGGTATCCACGCGCTCGGCACGCTTATTGCGATTCCTGCCGTCGGTATTTTGTATCTCAATCGCGCCGATCGACTGACGGCCCCGTCGGAAACGGCGTCCGACGCCGCCGGCGCATCGGTACTGACGAATCCGGTCGTCGTTCTCGCGTCGCTCTGCTACGTCGCCGCCATCGGATCGTACCTGACGCTCTCGGCGTTCATCACCTCGTACTTCGAGGACCTCGGACTCCTCGGTCCGTTGAACGCGCTCGTTCTCGGGGTCGCAACCCTCGGCCGGGCAGCGGGCGGGAGCGCGGTCGTCGGCTTTCGGATAACCGACCCGAAAATCATCGCGGGAGCTTCGACAGTGGCCGCACTCGGGTTCGGCACACTCGCCGCAGCGCCGTCGGGCCCGCTTCGCGTCGGACTCCCGCTCCTCGTCATGCTGGCGGTGTCAGTTCCGTTCGGCGCGATATACAACGTCGCCGCGGGCGCGACTGCCGCCGAAGGCAGCGCGCTAGCGATGGTCATCGCGGTCGGCAACCTCGTCGCACTCGTGTTACCGGTCGTCACCGGCTCCATCCGGGACGCCACCGGGGGGTACGAGGGCGCATTTATGATACTGGTCGGACTGAACACGCTCGCAATCGGTGCAGCGGTCCTCATCACGCGAACACACTAA
- a CDS encoding hydantoinase/oxoprolinase family protein, producing the protein MTSSDIRVGVDIGGTFTDLVTISDGTLDVTKTSSTPEAPEDGVTDGLEQTREKTGVQFEDVDFFAHGTTVATNAVLEEDWADTALVTTGGFRDVLEIGRQARPDIYDFQTEKPATVVPRNHRYEIPERLDERGDVSTPLDEAAARDVAAQLVDADISSVAISLLFSYENDEHERRIQEILEAEGVDASFSLSSEVLPEIREYERTLTTALNAALKPVMDRYLGNLETQIADLGIRPDLEIMQSNGGIITADIARTRPVNTLLSGPAAGVQGASYVAGLAGIENLITMDMGGTSCDVSLVEGGDPMVATDVEVGAYPVNVPMIDIHTVGAGGGSIAWIDDGDALRVGPRSAGADPGPICYGRGGTSPTITDAQLLLGRLNPDAFLSDDLSVDVNRVEEIFERELADPLGKSVEAAAQGVLDVANASMERALRVVSVERGYDPRDFGLVAFGGAGPLHATTLAAELDIPRVLIPRTAGVLSALGLLISDILYDYSTSRVRNWEGVEPSDLQATFDEFVANGREQLANENLDESQMQFERSVDLRYAGQSFELSVPIPDGPLDSQTKATIRDRFHTKHRQRYGHAYDDEPIELVTLRTRARGVVETPNLRQDTNTGDVADAIVEERPVQFDGEVRDTRVYRREQLPPAGSFTGPAIVEGAESTVVVRPEQSVEVDEYGSLIVEVHS; encoded by the coding sequence ATGACTAGCAGCGATATCCGTGTCGGCGTCGATATCGGGGGTACGTTCACCGATCTTGTCACGATCTCGGACGGAACGCTCGACGTTACGAAGACGTCTTCGACGCCTGAAGCGCCGGAAGACGGCGTCACGGACGGACTCGAACAAACGCGTGAGAAGACGGGGGTTCAATTCGAGGACGTCGATTTCTTCGCGCACGGGACGACGGTCGCGACGAACGCGGTACTCGAGGAAGACTGGGCGGACACCGCGTTAGTCACGACCGGCGGCTTCCGCGACGTGCTCGAAATCGGGCGGCAGGCGCGTCCCGACATTTATGACTTCCAAACGGAGAAACCGGCGACCGTCGTTCCCCGAAACCACCGGTACGAGATCCCGGAACGGCTGGACGAACGGGGCGACGTGTCGACACCGCTCGATGAAGCGGCCGCTCGTGACGTCGCAGCGCAACTCGTGGACGCGGATATTTCGAGCGTTGCGATCAGCCTCCTCTTCTCGTACGAGAACGACGAGCATGAGCGTCGCATCCAAGAAATACTGGAGGCAGAAGGCGTTGACGCGTCGTTCTCGCTGTCGAGCGAGGTGCTGCCCGAGATCCGCGAGTACGAACGGACGTTGACGACCGCGCTCAACGCGGCGCTAAAGCCGGTAATGGACCGGTATCTCGGGAATCTCGAGACACAGATCGCCGACCTCGGGATTCGCCCGGACCTCGAGATCATGCAATCGAACGGCGGTATCATCACCGCCGATATCGCGCGGACGCGTCCGGTCAACACGCTGCTTTCGGGCCCGGCAGCCGGCGTCCAGGGGGCGAGTTACGTGGCCGGGCTCGCCGGCATCGAGAATCTGATCACGATGGACATGGGCGGCACGTCGTGTGACGTCTCGCTCGTCGAAGGTGGCGATCCGATGGTCGCCACCGACGTGGAGGTCGGCGCCTACCCGGTCAACGTGCCGATGATCGATATTCACACGGTCGGCGCCGGCGGCGGCTCGATCGCGTGGATCGACGACGGCGACGCGCTCCGCGTCGGGCCGCGGTCCGCGGGCGCCGACCCGGGACCGATCTGTTACGGTCGCGGCGGCACCAGCCCGACGATCACGGACGCGCAGCTCCTCTTGGGGCGGCTGAATCCCGACGCGTTCCTCTCCGACGACCTGTCTGTCGACGTGAACCGCGTCGAGGAGATCTTCGAACGGGAGCTCGCCGACCCGCTCGGGAAGTCCGTCGAGGCCGCCGCGCAGGGCGTGCTCGACGTCGCCAACGCGAGCATGGAGCGGGCCCTTCGGGTGGTGTCGGTCGAACGCGGGTACGATCCGCGAGACTTCGGGCTCGTCGCGTTCGGCGGGGCCGGGCCACTCCACGCGACGACGCTCGCCGCCGAACTCGATATTCCGCGGGTGCTCATCCCGCGGACCGCCGGTGTGCTTTCCGCGCTCGGGTTACTGATCAGCGACATCCTGTACGACTACAGTACCTCTCGCGTTCGGAACTGGGAGGGTGTCGAGCCGAGCGACCTCCAAGCGACCTTCGACGAGTTCGTCGCTAACGGCCGCGAGCAGTTAGCGAACGAGAACTTAGACGAGTCACAGATGCAGTTCGAACGGTCGGTCGACCTCCGGTACGCCGGGCAGTCTTTCGAGCTGTCCGTCCCGATCCCTGACGGGCCGCTCGATTCCCAGACGAAGGCCACGATCCGAGACCGCTTCCACACCAAGCACCGACAACGCTACGGGCACGCCTACGACGACGAGCCGATCGAGCTCGTCACGCTTCGCACGCGCGCTCGCGGCGTCGTCGAGACGCCCAACCTCCGGCAGGACACGAACACGGGGGACGTCGCGGACGCGATCGTCGAGGAGCGGCCGGTTCAGTTCGACGGCGAGGTGCGTGACACGCGCGTCTACCGGCGGGAGCAGTTGCCGCCCGCCGGCAGTTTCACCGGGCCGGCGATCGTGGAGGGCGCGGAGAGCACGGTCGTCGTCCGCCCGGAGCAGTCCGTCGAGGTGGACGAGTACGGCAGTCTCATCGTGGAGGTCCACTCATGA
- a CDS encoding branched-chain amino acid ABC transporter permease, with the protein MVSAGLLDATVQGLITGAVIAGGALGLSLIYDIAEVPNFAHGDMITIGAYLALVFNNPGEIPFLPDFGSAPFVLAAVIGVVLAGVLGAVYELAIFRKFREKDADLITMVIVSLGLALVLRNAVLFLVGSKNIQYQTPRVITTNFDFLVTGGGLTVITTQRQAGELVTTGAWGYPWWLIVAGILAAVAVGYAVFALYRQEEDFTTVYLIPPKILGAAGSIATVLLLGVFARLGPQGTDYILGTQIGLNVKHITILAVVIAAMFVLNVILKTTKLGRAMRATADNMDLAEVRGVDADRVQLVVWVVAAMLAALAGILTGWFATNLTPNMGFALLLPIFAAVILGGISSPYGAVAGAMIIGLSMDVGVYLIPGSSTYRVAIAFVILIGVLLVKPEGIWGDV; encoded by the coding sequence ATGGTTAGCGCCGGTCTCTTGGACGCGACGGTCCAAGGGCTGATCACCGGTGCAGTGATCGCCGGCGGAGCGCTGGGACTCTCCCTCATCTACGACATCGCGGAGGTCCCGAACTTCGCACACGGAGACATGATCACGATCGGCGCGTACCTCGCGCTCGTCTTCAACAACCCGGGCGAGATACCGTTCCTTCCGGACTTCGGATCCGCCCCGTTCGTGCTCGCAGCGGTCATCGGAGTCGTGCTGGCCGGCGTCCTCGGCGCGGTGTACGAACTCGCTATCTTCCGGAAATTCCGCGAGAAAGACGCGGACCTGATCACCATGGTGATCGTGTCGCTGGGTCTCGCACTCGTGTTACGGAACGCCGTGCTGTTCCTCGTCGGCTCGAAGAACATCCAGTACCAGACGCCCCGCGTCATCACCACGAACTTCGATTTCCTCGTCACGGGGGGCGGACTCACCGTCATCACGACCCAACGACAGGCCGGTGAACTCGTCACGACCGGGGCGTGGGGGTACCCGTGGTGGCTCATCGTCGCCGGGATCCTCGCCGCCGTCGCGGTCGGGTACGCGGTCTTCGCGCTCTACCGCCAAGAGGAAGATTTCACCACGGTCTACCTCATCCCGCCGAAAATCCTGGGTGCCGCCGGGAGCATCGCTACCGTCCTCCTCCTGGGCGTGTTCGCACGGCTCGGCCCGCAGGGAACCGACTACATTCTCGGCACACAGATCGGCCTGAACGTCAAGCACATCACGATACTCGCAGTGGTCATCGCCGCGATGTTCGTCCTCAACGTGATCTTGAAAACCACCAAACTGGGGCGCGCGATGCGCGCGACCGCGGACAACATGGATCTCGCGGAAGTCCGCGGCGTCGACGCCGACAGAGTGCAACTCGTCGTGTGGGTCGTCGCCGCGATGCTCGCCGCGCTCGCCGGGATCCTCACCGGGTGGTTCGCAACGAACCTCACGCCGAACATGGGGTTCGCGTTGTTGCTCCCCATCTTCGCGGCTGTGATCCTCGGCGGGATCTCCTCGCCGTACGGGGCGGTCGCGGGCGCGATGATCATCGGACTGAGCATGGACGTCGGCGTCTACCTGATACCCGGCTCGTCGACGTACAGGGTGGCGATCGCGTTCGTCATCCTGATCGGCGTCCTGCTCGTCAAACCCGAAGGCATCTGGGGTGATGTCTAA
- a CDS encoding branched-chain amino acid ABC transporter permease — protein sequence MAVADFIISLLTFIAIYSLFGIGLNLKFGFTGLIDFGHVAYFMIGAYVTVVLTMPAGAAGYGGIGGFALPELFGVLGPLGSLFGWVLGVLGGMIAAALVSLAVGVPTLRLREDYLAITALGIATILTTVVNDEEWLFNGPFGINTVYTPLRDVFPLSLGGFTLNMAVFGVLSLAVFGLTGYWLVKVFQHRGRRGRLVLGVLVPLVAVWYFVLPTLSGGMVELTRNTLWLFDPTAGPNGGMDYDRFILLLSVAALGGGYWITERTINSPYGRVLRAIREDEDVPRALGKETFQYKLQALMLGSALAGAAGALWAINIGFIAPDQFAATITFYAFTAVIVGGTANNKGVILGTAFFWGIRNGTRFIDVPSQYSIQLAAARLMLIGVVLILILYYRPEGLLGEQDYDIPLPSRDASGGTDDV from the coding sequence ATGGCCGTCGCTGACTTCATCATCTCGCTCCTGACGTTCATCGCGATTTACAGCCTGTTCGGTATCGGCCTGAACCTCAAATTCGGGTTTACCGGCCTCATCGACTTCGGCCACGTCGCGTACTTCATGATCGGAGCGTACGTGACCGTGGTCCTGACGATGCCCGCCGGTGCCGCCGGGTACGGCGGTATCGGCGGCTTCGCACTCCCGGAGCTGTTCGGTGTTCTCGGCCCGCTCGGGAGTCTCTTCGGGTGGGTCCTCGGTGTCCTCGGCGGTATGATCGCCGCCGCGCTAGTCTCTCTCGCGGTCGGCGTGCCGACGCTGCGCCTCCGGGAAGACTACCTGGCTATCACGGCGCTCGGAATCGCCACGATCCTCACCACCGTGGTGAACGACGAGGAATGGCTGTTCAACGGGCCGTTCGGCATCAACACCGTTTACACACCGCTTCGTGACGTCTTCCCGCTCAGCCTGGGCGGCTTCACGCTGAACATGGCCGTCTTCGGCGTCCTGTCACTCGCCGTGTTCGGGCTCACCGGCTACTGGCTCGTGAAGGTGTTCCAACACCGAGGTCGCCGCGGGAGACTCGTCCTCGGCGTCTTAGTCCCGCTCGTCGCCGTCTGGTACTTCGTCCTCCCGACGCTGAGCGGCGGCATGGTCGAACTCACCCGGAACACGCTCTGGCTGTTCGACCCGACGGCCGGCCCTAACGGCGGAATGGATTACGACCGGTTCATCCTCCTGCTGTCGGTCGCGGCGCTCGGCGGCGGGTACTGGATAACGGAGCGAACGATCAACAGCCCGTACGGCAGGGTCCTGCGAGCGATCCGCGAAGACGAGGACGTCCCGCGAGCGCTCGGGAAAGAGACGTTCCAGTACAAGCTGCAAGCGCTGATGCTCGGGTCGGCGCTCGCCGGGGCCGCCGGGGCGCTGTGGGCGATCAATATCGGGTTTATCGCTCCCGACCAGTTCGCCGCGACGATCACGTTTTACGCCTTCACGGCCGTCATCGTCGGCGGCACCGCCAACAACAAGGGCGTCATTCTCGGCACCGCGTTCTTCTGGGGCATCCGCAACGGAACGCGGTTCATCGACGTCCCGTCTCAGTACTCCATTCAACTCGCAGCGGCCCGCCTCATGCTGATCGGCGTCGTGCTGATACTCATCCTGTACTACCGGCCCGAGGGCCTCCTCGGCGAACAGGACTACGACATCCCGCTGCCGTCGCGGGACGCCTCCGGAGGGACCGACGATGTCTGA